GAAACGTTTATTCATGTTGCGAAAAAGACTTAATAAGTTATGTAAAAAAAGATATACGAGGAAAACGCTACCATGATAATTGTTTCAAATTGCTTCAATGGTGGATAGTTGGTTGCTTCAATGGTTTATGTAGAAAAAGAAGAACGTTAATCCAACTaagaaaacacaagaaattatgtattttttatttttgggaagacaaataagaatcctaattaaatttgtacaattaatttataattcaagttaccatataacactatgttattatttttattttaatattaataatattaaaatatattaattaaaaaaattaaatatttccaaaaCTGTTTGAATAGGAagaaatttttccttttcctgTTTCACTAGGAATTAGGAtcctttccttttccttttagGATTCTACATGTATACTCCTTATATAACCTATTTCTTACATTCATAATTttgattcttctttttctccatCATCATGAGTAGCATGAAAGTTGGAGGAAACACATTGCCTGTTACTGTGGACGAACATGGTCAAGTCAGGTACGATACGATTGCGAGACAAGCCGAAAACTCTCAGAAAATTGTATATTGTCACTACAACGATCTTGTTCCCAAGTTTGTCAAGGATCATGACCAAGACTTGGAACAAGAGAAGAAGAAACTAATCGACGAGACTACTCGGGAGACGAAGGCTATCCTTCTTCAGAAGATTGGTACACAACAATCATGGGACTCTATGGAGTCACTTAAGTTCATTAAGTACAAGCCTTGTAAGCAGCAGCAGGGTTCAAGGCTTGTTAAGATGGTTGAGAAGGCAGTAGACCCTATGGAGCCACCCAAGTTCAAGCACAAGAAGGTACCTAGGGCATCAGGTTCACCGCCAGTGCCCGTTATGCATTCTCCTCCTCGTCCTGTTACGGTGAAGGATCAACAGGATTGGAAGATTCCGCCTTGTATATCGAACTGGAAGAACCCTAAAGGTTACACAATCCCACTTGATAAGCGTCTTGCCGCTGATGGGAGCAGAGGAATTGATGAAGTAAAGATCAATGATGATTTCCCAAAACTTGCTGAGGCTCTGTATGTTGCAACTGAGAAAGCTACGGAAGCAATTGCAATGCGGTCAAAGGTTCAGAGAGAGATTATTCTGAAAGAGATGGAGCTTCAGGAGTTGGCTCGCAATGCGAGAGCTGAGATAGCTGCAGGTCTTAAGAATGATGGGGATGATTATGAGGGTCGATTATGGAGAGAGAAGATAAGCAAGGAGCGACATCAGGAGAGGAGATTGTTGGAGGCAAAAGAGGGTGCAGCAATGAAGAGGAGAAAGATCAAAACCAGAGATGGAGACCGTGATATCAGCGAAAAGGTCGCTCTTGGGATGGCTTCTACATCAAGAGGTTGTGGAGAGGCCACGATGTATGACCAGAGATTGTTTAACCAGGAGAAAGGGATTGATTCTGGATTTGCTGCTGACGATGCCTATAACCTATATGACAACATCTTATTTACTGCTCAGTGTACTCTGTACAGACCAAAAAAAGACGTTGATTGTGATACTTACGGAGAGCAGCAACAGGAGAAGATCACTCACTCTAAGCCAGACAATGCATTTGCTGGAACTTCTGAGAGGACTGATCCTAGAGATAGACCTGTGGAATTTGAGGCTGATCCATTTGGTTTGGACCAGTTTATGACAGGTGTAAAGAACAATATGGCAAATTATGGTAACTGAGGCACCATGAAAGCAGTGAAACGAGATGGCTATGAAATAACATCTAGAAGAACTTGTATTGCCTTTGGAGAAGGGCGTTGACGACATCCTGGTTGGCTTGCACAGTGTAAtttgttttcttccttctttttctttgatgCACTTGAACAATGTCATTTCTCTTTTATATGTCTATCAAATGGTAAAACTTTCCACTAAAGCTGTGTCAAACTTTACTCAATTTGCATCCGCCCCTGCGATAAAAAACCTCAGGTTTCTTACCAAACTTGAGGAAATTAATGAGAATTTCTGATGATTCTCctcaaatcaatgaaaaatcTTACAGGTATTGCagcaaaatcaagaaaaatgaaaataaaaaaataatgtctgGAGAAATCCAT
The DNA window shown above is from Solanum lycopersicum chromosome 11, SLM_r2.1 and carries:
- the LOC101262885 gene encoding SNW/SKI-interacting protein-like; translation: MSSMKVGGNTLPVTVDEHGQVRYDTIARQAENSQKIVYCHYNDLVPKFVKDHDQDLEQEKKKLIDETTRETKAILLQKIGTQQSWDSMESLKFIKYKPCKQQQGSRLVKMVEKAVDPMEPPKFKHKKVPRASGSPPVPVMHSPPRPVTVKDQQDWKIPPCISNWKNPKGYTIPLDKRLAADGSRGIDEVKINDDFPKLAEALYVATEKATEAIAMRSKVQREIILKEMELQELARNARAEIAAGLKNDGDDYEGRLWREKISKERHQERRLLEAKEGAAMKRRKIKTRDGDRDISEKVALGMASTSRGCGEATMYDQRLFNQEKGIDSGFAADDAYNLYDNILFTAQCTLYRPKKDVDCDTYGEQQQEKITHSKPDNAFAGTSERTDPRDRPVEFEADPFGLDQFMTGVKNNMANYGN